A portion of the Andreesenia angusta genome contains these proteins:
- a CDS encoding C39 family peptidase: MALGIFAGKYIEGTFFRKPMVEFKSEKGLQYLEYETPVFQDKSYKSSIVGTISPREVDVLETYKGWRMVESEHGVYWIPPTGIVYNFGSAVMLDVPARNQFPELKNGCEAVAAQMMLEKYGITLDKLEFAGEIPKDDTQMQKAGEDITVWGDPEKGFVGDITGQSYGYSIYPKPLSKFLRNYVENPVDLTGVEPQTLEKYIRGGNPVVAWVTVNFKDRDSNEIWMTPSGKMVKGSFNTHAMTMVGFDENHYYFNDPYTGAKNYKVTKQRFYEVWSAMGKKAISIE, encoded by the coding sequence TTGGCTTTAGGGATATTTGCAGGAAAGTATATAGAGGGGACTTTCTTCAGAAAGCCTATGGTGGAGTTCAAGTCTGAAAAGGGGCTGCAGTATCTAGAATACGAGACACCAGTATTTCAGGACAAGAGCTATAAAAGCAGCATAGTCGGAACTATATCGCCTCGTGAGGTGGACGTGTTGGAGACTTACAAAGGCTGGCGGATGGTGGAGAGCGAGCACGGAGTCTACTGGATACCTCCTACGGGGATAGTGTACAACTTCGGAAGCGCTGTAATGCTGGACGTGCCTGCCAGAAACCAGTTTCCGGAGCTGAAAAACGGATGTGAAGCTGTAGCTGCGCAGATGATGCTTGAAAAATACGGAATAACTCTAGACAAGCTGGAGTTTGCAGGTGAAATTCCAAAAGACGACACCCAAATGCAGAAGGCTGGAGAAGACATAACAGTCTGGGGAGATCCTGAAAAGGGATTTGTAGGCGACATAACAGGCCAAAGCTACGGCTACTCTATTTACCCCAAACCGCTTAGCAAGTTTTTGAGAAATTACGTGGAAAACCCGGTGGACCTTACAGGCGTGGAGCCTCAGACGCTTGAAAAGTATATAAGAGGGGGGAATCCTGTTGTAGCTTGGGTGACGGTGAACTTCAAAGATAGGGATTCAAACGAGATATGGATGACGCCATCTGGCAAGATGGTCAAGGGCTCTTTCAACACCCATGCCATGACCATGGTGGGGTTCGATGAAAACCACTATTACTTCAACGACCCCTATACAGGGGCTAAAAACTACAAAGTGACAAAGCAGAGGTTTTACGAAGTCTGGAGCGCGATGGGCAAAAAGGCAATTTCAATAGAATAG
- a CDS encoding molybdopterin-containing oxidoreductase family protein, producing the protein MIVLKEEKFDRLISPMKKNDNGKFSEISWSQAVSEIKDKLGSVISSFGAESIAVHIGSDVDSQTSEFYKRFCESLGTPNFSSYKSYSGYASELARKLVYGQSRPVLDFENSDTVVLWGASPDSFKLDSSALEGKKLVVVDPFKNSFAKESDLYVQIRPGSDGALALGILNSIIQSGDYDREFVDIFTKGFEDFREYVSAFSPERVEMITWVPSEDVVKLAEIYRSSSRVCTLTGKSLELQTNGIQTLRAIASLETILGNLDVDGGVKFVAKPELKSLSLGKDNSLKPIGCERFPVFCGFSGEAQSNLFASSILSGEPNSIKAMMVLGNDALSSWPNSSRTYQALQELDFLVAFDSSVTLTSSFADIVLPLSLPEERDELVEVLSGDKSKLLFSPKLSSDGPSLNELEFLLKLAKEMGLSSDFPWSSGIEALDYRLSALDLDCNKLSAMPNGYCYGSWSEKSYISKGFDTPSGKVEFKSDILSSHGYDSIPAYMEVEESMLTNPPNSVHIFTTTFGNSELEEPITEDGLPVVFAHSAVFKKYHFHDRELVDISTDRGNFKAILHESEDICPNTLYIQNCPSYMALLSSDTSLDPISGYPGAKSLLVDISETVR; encoded by the coding sequence GTGATTGTTTTGAAAGAAGAGAAATTCGACAGACTTATTTCCCCTATGAAAAAGAATGACAACGGCAAATTTTCAGAGATATCTTGGAGCCAGGCTGTATCCGAAATAAAGGACAAGCTTGGAAGTGTAATCTCCTCTTTCGGAGCTGAGTCTATAGCAGTTCACATAGGCTCTGATGTAGACAGCCAGACTTCTGAATTCTACAAGAGGTTTTGCGAGTCTCTAGGCACGCCCAACTTTTCAAGCTACAAAAGCTATAGCGGCTATGCTTCAGAACTTGCCCGCAAGCTTGTGTACGGCCAGAGTCGTCCTGTATTGGACTTTGAAAACAGCGACACAGTAGTTCTCTGGGGTGCCAGCCCGGACTCTTTCAAGCTGGACAGTTCGGCTTTAGAAGGCAAGAAGCTTGTAGTGGTGGATCCGTTTAAAAACTCTTTTGCAAAAGAGTCTGATCTATACGTACAGATAAGGCCTGGCTCGGATGGTGCTCTGGCGCTTGGGATTCTAAACTCCATTATACAGAGCGGGGACTACGACAGAGAATTTGTGGATATTTTCACTAAAGGTTTCGAGGATTTCAGGGAGTACGTTTCAGCTTTCAGCCCTGAAAGAGTGGAGATGATAACCTGGGTTCCCTCGGAAGATGTGGTGAAGCTGGCTGAGATATACAGGAGCTCTTCTAGAGTCTGCACGCTTACAGGAAAATCCCTTGAGCTTCAGACAAACGGCATCCAGACGCTGAGGGCTATAGCCTCTCTTGAGACGATTTTGGGCAACCTGGACGTTGATGGCGGTGTTAAGTTTGTAGCGAAACCTGAACTTAAATCGCTTTCTCTCGGAAAAGATAATTCTCTTAAGCCTATCGGCTGTGAAAGATTTCCTGTCTTCTGCGGCTTTTCCGGGGAAGCTCAAAGCAATCTTTTTGCCTCATCTATCTTAAGTGGCGAGCCAAATTCCATAAAGGCCATGATGGTGCTTGGAAACGATGCGCTCTCTAGCTGGCCGAACTCCAGCAGGACCTACCAAGCTCTTCAAGAGCTGGACTTTCTGGTGGCCTTCGACAGCTCCGTAACGCTTACATCTTCTTTTGCAGACATAGTGCTTCCGCTTTCGCTCCCAGAAGAAAGAGACGAGCTTGTAGAAGTACTTTCTGGCGATAAGTCTAAACTGCTCTTCTCTCCAAAGCTTTCAAGCGACGGACCTAGTCTTAATGAGCTTGAGTTTCTGCTGAAGCTCGCCAAGGAGATGGGGCTTTCCTCGGACTTCCCTTGGAGTTCTGGGATAGAAGCTCTTGACTACAGGCTTTCAGCTCTAGATTTAGACTGCAACAAGCTAAGCGCTATGCCGAACGGATACTGCTATGGCAGCTGGAGCGAGAAGAGCTATATCTCAAAGGGCTTTGACACACCTTCGGGAAAAGTGGAGTTCAAGTCTGACATACTCTCTTCTCATGGATATGACTCTATTCCCGCTTATATGGAGGTGGAGGAGAGCATGCTTACAAACCCTCCAAACAGCGTCCATATCTTCACGACCACTTTTGGAAATTCAGAGCTTGAAGAGCCTATCACAGAAGACGGACTTCCTGTGGTGTTTGCACACTCAGCTGTATTCAAAAAATACCATTTTCATGACAGAGAGCTTGTAGATATCTCTACAGACAGGGGCAATTTCAAGGCCATACTTCACGAGTCCGAGGATATATGTCCAAACACCCTGTATATCCAAAACTGCCCGTCTTACATGGCTCTTCTTTCGAGCGACACATCACTAGACCCTATTTCAGGATACCCTGGAGCCAAGTCTCTGCTCGTAGATATATCAGAAACTGTGCGCTAG
- a CDS encoding double-cubane-cluster-containing anaerobic reductase — protein MTKLPANFEEFSENKKQSFIDIKNLKDSGHSIVGIFCAYTPVEVMDAVGAISVSLCGTDEAPIPSAEAHLPRNLCPLVKSSYGHALDDSCPYFYFSDLIIGETTCDGKKKMYELLGKIKTTHVMQLPNDYESAASLELWKSELDSLVDFIEAKLDVSITDDDLRRAIYARNKFRDSLKSFHELGRLIPPPISGYEMLQVLNGAGFSPDKLAQARNIERFKEHILDEYDMGLSSIPADRKRILITGSPIGGATEKIISTIEEFGGTVVCFETCGGIKSVYENVREDIHPVDALAEKYLGIPCSCMHNNKKRFELLDELVDDYSVDGVIEVVLQSCHTYNIESYSVKRFVESEKEVPYLHLETDYSSVDSGQLQTRISAFLEML, from the coding sequence TTGACAAAGCTTCCTGCCAACTTTGAGGAATTTTCAGAAAACAAAAAACAATCTTTCATAGATATAAAGAATCTTAAGGACTCCGGCCACAGCATAGTCGGCATCTTCTGCGCCTACACTCCTGTAGAGGTAATGGACGCCGTGGGAGCCATATCTGTAAGTCTCTGTGGAACTGACGAAGCTCCCATACCTTCAGCCGAGGCCCATCTGCCTAGAAACCTCTGTCCTCTCGTCAAGTCAAGCTACGGCCACGCACTTGACGACAGCTGTCCTTACTTCTATTTTTCAGACCTTATAATAGGCGAGACTACATGCGACGGCAAGAAGAAGATGTACGAGCTGCTTGGGAAGATCAAGACTACACATGTGATGCAGCTTCCAAATGACTATGAAAGCGCTGCTTCTCTTGAGCTCTGGAAGTCCGAGCTTGACAGCCTTGTGGATTTTATAGAAGCGAAGCTGGATGTCTCTATAACTGATGACGACCTCAGGCGTGCTATTTACGCTAGAAACAAGTTCAGAGACTCCCTCAAGTCCTTCCACGAGCTTGGAAGACTTATCCCTCCACCTATATCTGGATACGAGATGCTTCAGGTCCTAAACGGTGCTGGGTTCAGCCCCGACAAGCTGGCGCAGGCTCGCAATATAGAGCGGTTCAAGGAACATATTTTGGACGAGTACGATATGGGGCTCAGCTCTATTCCAGCCGACAGAAAGCGGATTCTCATCACAGGCTCCCCTATAGGAGGGGCTACAGAGAAGATAATCTCTACTATAGAAGAGTTCGGTGGAACGGTTGTCTGCTTCGAGACATGCGGTGGCATAAAGAGCGTGTATGAAAATGTGCGGGAGGATATCCACCCTGTGGATGCTCTGGCGGAAAAGTACCTGGGCATACCCTGCTCTTGCATGCACAACAACAAGAAGAGATTTGAGCTCCTAGACGAGCTTGTGGACGACTACAGCGTGGACGGCGTCATAGAGGTCGTGCTGCAGTCCTGCCACACCTACAATATAGAGTCCTACAGCGTGAAGCGATTCGTTGAGTCTGAAAAAGAAGTTCCCTACCTTCACTTGGAGACCGACTACTCCTCTGTGGACTCGGGCCAACTACAAACCAGGATTTCCGCTTTTCTAGAGATGCTATAG
- a CDS encoding double-cubane-cluster-containing anaerobic reductase, with the protein MSFDLPKAFKDFDEARQNSFIAMKELKESGKKVVGTFCTYSPTEIIKAAGAVPVGLCAMSDEPIEEAEKHLPRNLCPLIKASYGFALTDTCPYFYFSDLILGETTCDGKKKMYELMDDIKPVHVMQLPQTSEGEQSFNLWKSEIVRFKERLENDFNVSISDEDVKSAIVERNNERKALKAFYELGKMVPPPFTGSELLSVLYGAGFKFTSEAITSSLEEIRENTLKDYEAGNRKVSEDKKRILITGCPLAGATQKLVAAIEENGGTVVCFENCIGIKSVEDPVDESKDPFDALTEKYLNIPCSVMTPNNKRGEMLERLIKEYKIDGVVDMVLQACHTYGVETHTMKKVVNGVNETPYISIETDYSQSDVGQIKTRVAAFIEML; encoded by the coding sequence ATGAGTTTTGATTTACCAAAGGCATTTAAGGATTTTGACGAGGCTAGACAGAATTCCTTTATAGCTATGAAAGAGCTTAAAGAGTCGGGAAAAAAAGTTGTGGGGACTTTCTGCACTTACAGCCCTACAGAGATAATAAAGGCGGCGGGAGCTGTCCCAGTTGGACTTTGCGCCATGAGCGACGAGCCTATAGAGGAAGCTGAAAAGCACCTTCCTAGAAACCTATGTCCGCTTATAAAGGCCAGCTACGGATTTGCGCTTACAGACACTTGTCCTTATTTCTACTTCTCAGACCTTATACTTGGAGAGACTACTTGTGACGGGAAAAAGAAGATGTACGAGCTTATGGACGACATAAAGCCTGTGCATGTAATGCAACTTCCTCAGACTTCTGAAGGAGAGCAGTCTTTCAACCTATGGAAGAGCGAGATAGTTAGATTCAAGGAGAGACTTGAAAACGACTTCAACGTAAGTATCTCAGACGAAGATGTTAAGTCTGCCATAGTGGAGAGAAACAACGAGAGAAAAGCTCTTAAAGCTTTCTATGAGCTTGGAAAGATGGTTCCGCCACCTTTCACTGGTTCAGAGCTGCTGAGTGTACTTTACGGAGCTGGATTCAAGTTCACTTCTGAGGCTATAACAAGCTCTCTTGAAGAGATAAGAGAAAATACTTTAAAAGACTACGAAGCTGGAAACAGAAAAGTTTCAGAAGACAAGAAGAGAATCCTTATAACTGGATGTCCTCTTGCAGGCGCTACTCAAAAGCTGGTTGCCGCTATAGAGGAGAACGGCGGAACTGTGGTTTGCTTTGAAAACTGCATAGGCATAAAATCTGTAGAAGACCCTGTGGACGAAAGCAAAGATCCTTTCGACGCTCTTACAGAGAAATATCTGAACATACCTTGTTCTGTTATGACTCCTAACAATAAGAGAGGCGAAATGCTAGAGAGACTTATAAAGGAATACAAGATAGATGGTGTTGTAGATATGGTGCTTCAAGCCTGCCATACTTACGGCGTTGAAACTCACACTATGAAAAAAGTTGTAAACGGAGTGAACGAAACTCCTTATATAAGCATAGAAACAGACTACTCTCAGTCTGACGTAGGTCAGATCAAAACTAGAGTCGCTGCATTTATAGAGATGCTTTAA
- a CDS encoding acyl-CoA dehydratase activase, whose amino-acid sequence MDKLYSIGIDSGSVATKAVLFKDRIMDTVLIPTGWSPKNACSEVFESLLARNSLNADDVYVVATGYGRVATDFADKTLTEITCHGKGAHYLDSDVRTILDIGGQDSKVIKLDRDGNIADFIMNDKCAAGTGRFLQVMVSLLGADIEDLDSLTRGAEPEKINSMCTVFAESEVVSMLAGGSSKEAVASGILHSIAGKISTLASRVGIENKVMFTGGLAKSSELTRIIEQKLGREVVTNSYSQLNGAIGAAVLGQHFANKKSK is encoded by the coding sequence GTGGACAAATTGTACTCTATAGGAATAGATTCAGGGTCTGTGGCTACAAAGGCCGTGCTCTTCAAGGATAGGATAATGGACACAGTTCTTATCCCCACCGGCTGGAGCCCTAAGAACGCCTGCAGTGAGGTGTTCGAGTCTCTGCTGGCTAGAAACAGCTTGAATGCAGATGACGTCTATGTAGTGGCTACAGGTTATGGACGTGTCGCCACTGACTTTGCAGACAAGACACTGACTGAGATAACCTGCCACGGCAAGGGCGCGCACTACCTTGACAGCGACGTCAGAACTATTCTGGACATCGGCGGTCAAGACAGCAAGGTGATAAAGCTCGACCGTGACGGGAATATAGCCGACTTCATTATGAACGACAAATGCGCGGCCGGGACCGGAAGGTTCCTTCAGGTGATGGTGAGCTTGCTCGGAGCTGATATAGAGGATCTGGACTCTCTGACAAGAGGAGCCGAGCCTGAGAAGATAAACAGCATGTGCACTGTGTTTGCCGAGTCCGAGGTTGTCAGCATGCTGGCTGGAGGGTCTTCTAAAGAAGCGGTCGCTTCCGGGATACTCCACTCTATAGCTGGTAAGATATCGACTCTGGCATCTAGGGTAGGAATCGAGAACAAGGTGATGTTTACAGGCGGACTTGCAAAGAGTTCAGAGCTCACAAGGATAATAGAGCAGAAGCTTGGAAGAGAAGTTGTCACCAACAGCTACTCACAGCTAAATGGAGCCATAGGCGCCGCTGTGCTTGGACAGCATTTCGCAAACAAAAAGAGCAAATAG
- a CDS encoding NifB/NifX family molybdenum-iron cluster-binding protein, which translates to MKIAIACDGNNVSGHFGHCEGFTVYDIFDGKVKEASFLENPGHKPGFLPVFLGEKGINAIIAGGMGEMAQTLFGQNNIEVVVGASGDIDDVIASYLSGSLVSAGGVCEGHEHAGSCGGH; encoded by the coding sequence ATGAAAATAGCAATAGCTTGTGATGGAAACAATGTAAGTGGACATTTCGGACACTGCGAGGGCTTTACTGTATATGACATATTCGACGGAAAAGTGAAAGAAGCCTCTTTCCTTGAAAACCCAGGGCATAAGCCAGGATTTTTACCTGTGTTTCTGGGGGAAAAAGGAATAAACGCCATAATAGCAGGTGGAATGGGCGAGATGGCTCAGACGCTGTTTGGACAGAACAACATAGAGGTTGTAGTCGGAGCAAGCGGAGATATAGACGATGTAATAGCTTCTTACCTGAGTGGAAGCCTTGTATCAGCTGGCGGAGTATGCGAAGGGCATGAGCACGCAGGAAGCTGCGGAGGACACTAG